Below is a window of Myroides profundi DNA.
GCAATGGCATTAAGTATTTTAGGTTTTTTAGGAGACCTAACCTTCTCCTTAGTTAAACGAAAAGCAAATGTCAAAGACACAGGTACACTCCTTCCTGGACATGGAGGACTGCTAGACCGTGTAGATAGTTTATTATACACCACTCCCCTATTTTATATTGTCATGTTATGGATCAAATAAAACCTTATAATCGCGTAGCGGTGTTCTCTGGTGGCGGAAGTCGCTTTGTGATGTACTGTGGGATATATGTCGCGATGGTCGAACACAATATTCGTCCTGACTTAATTATCTCAACGTGTGGAGCAACTATCTCTACATCGATTATACGCACCTTTAATACACCCCAAGCTATTAAAGGATATCTAGCATCAGACGAATTTCTGACTGCTGCCATGAATACCTTTTTGACTAATCAGACGAGACTAGACCGCCTTCCGTACTACTGTATCAAGCACAGTAAGAAAAAAGAGAATGCTCTCTATCTATTAGATCTGTTTAGTAAGTATTTTGTTGATCAGCCTCAAAACCTAGATGAGAAGTTCCCTTCTCTACTAACTACACATACTGATGCACCTGAGGTCATTACCCTTGGTTCTGAGATATTGTATACACCTGATCGAGTGAACAAAAAGAGAAAAGGTGAGAAAGCCTTTAAGAAAATACTTATTCCTACTCCTAATGTTCCTCTTGATTCACTACACCAATATATTGATCAATATAAATTTGACACAAATAGTGCAGTCGAGAGAGATACAGAATTACTTCTAGAAGTAGAGTCCTTAAGAGCGATGCGAATTAGTACATCTGATATGTTCTATATGGCACCTGCTCAGTATAGAGGTAAACAGTATTTAGGAGGAGCGATAGACCTTATCCCTTTCGAATTAGCCACTACACTAGGTAGCGAAATATGGCTAGAACACAAAGCTCCTTATTCTGCTATGGAAGAAGGCTTAGTCAGAGCTGTATTTGGCTACAGTGGAAATGAACGACTTCAACAAGCAGCAGCTATCAAAGCCAATAGGTTAGACACCAGTGATATGAGACAAAAACTCTCTGGAGGCTACCTAAGCCGTAAGATTAATTGGAGAAAGTTTGCTTTAGAAATACAATTACCCATCTCTAAAGAAGACTGTAAAGAACAGATATTTAGACAATTTGACTATGGATATCAAGTAGTCCTTAATGCATTAAAACAATGAGATCGGTCTTTATCACAGGAGGTACATCAGGTATAGGATGGGCATTAGCTCAGCGCTATTTACAAGAGGGTTACCGCGTAGGTATCGGCAGTCGTAATCCTCATAAAGAAGGACATAACTTCGCTGTACATACTAACCTAACTGTCTATACAGTAGATGCAACAGACTTACCTCAACTACGAGATGTGATAAACACATTTAGTCAAACTAAGCTTGATATACTGATAGCAGGAGCAGGTAATTATACGGATAGTGCCTTAGAGCATATTTCATGGGAAGATACCAATGCCATGATAGACAATAATATCAAAGCCACCCTAAATGCATTAGAAGTAGCGAGAGGCTGTATGCAGAACAATGGAGGAACTATCGTCTGTATCGCTTCGATATCTACCTTTTTAGACTATAATGAAGCAACAATCTACACAAGGTGTAAGCAAGCAGTAGTAGCACTTACCAAAGCGTATCAACGCGCCTATAGAGATAAAGGGATTAAAGTCATCAGTGTACACCCTGGTTATGTCGCTACACCTAGACTACT
It encodes the following:
- a CDS encoding patatin-like phospholipase family protein; this encodes MDQIKPYNRVAVFSGGGSRFVMYCGIYVAMVEHNIRPDLIISTCGATISTSIIRTFNTPQAIKGYLASDEFLTAAMNTFLTNQTRLDRLPYYCIKHSKKKENALYLLDLFSKYFVDQPQNLDEKFPSLLTTHTDAPEVITLGSEILYTPDRVNKKRKGEKAFKKILIPTPNVPLDSLHQYIDQYKFDTNSAVERDTELLLEVESLRAMRISTSDMFYMAPAQYRGKQYLGGAIDLIPFELATTLGSEIWLEHKAPYSAMEEGLVRAVFGYSGNERLQQAAAIKANRLDTSDMRQKLSGGYLSRKINWRKFALEIQLPISKEDCKEQIFRQFDYGYQVVLNALKQ
- a CDS encoding SDR family oxidoreductase; translation: MRSVFITGGTSGIGWALAQRYLQEGYRVGIGSRNPHKEGHNFAVHTNLTVYTVDATDLPQLRDVINTFSQTKLDILIAGAGNYTDSALEHISWEDTNAMIDNNIKATLNALEVARGCMQNNGGTIVCIASISTFLDYNEATIYTRCKQAVVALTKAYQRAYRDKGIKVISVHPGYVATPRLLELNSDDLSKKQYVITPTEAADIIYTDITQGKELIVFPKKMYRLIRCLQLFPKGILQCIMHKKAKWQKKK